The Triticum dicoccoides isolate Atlit2015 ecotype Zavitan chromosome 6A, WEW_v2.0, whole genome shotgun sequence genome has a window encoding:
- the LOC119319001 gene encoding zealexin A1 synthase-like: MNCTRSLYALMNTMAVQQVACYLLCIVLTLLLPPLLLKLVKRGGNNSLNLPPGPWKLPVIGNLHQVARGGPLVHRTMANLARRLDAPLMCLQLGELRVVVASSADAAREIMKTQDATFATRPWNATTRLLRADGEGLVFARYGALWRQLRKLCVAELLSARRVRSFRRAREEEARRLVAAVAESASSGQAVNISERIATVVADSTMRAMIGDRFERREEFLEELAEIIKVGAGFSLDDMFPSWRLASAVGGMARRAELNHRKTYELMDCVFRQHRQLREAVAEGAIKEEEEDLVDVLLRIQKEGGLEVPLTTGNIKAVILDLFNAGSETSANTLQWAMSELMRNPPVMHKAQVELRNSLQGKSTVTEDDLAGLKYLKLVIKETLRLHTVLPLLLPRECRETCNVMGYDVPKGTTVFVNAWAISRDPKHWDHPEKFKPERFESTTVDFKGTDFEFLPFGAGRRICPGITFAQANMEIVLAALLYHFDWKLPGKAMPGELDMAEEMGISVRRKNDLYLCPVVRVNPCALA, translated from the exons ATGAACTGCACGCGCTCACTCTACGCCCTCATGAACACCATGGCCGTGCAGCAAGTCGCATGCTACCTCCTCTGCATCGTCCTGACTCTGCTTCTCCCTCCGCTGCTCCTCAAGCTCGTGAAACGTGGCGGCAACAATAGCCTCAACCTGCCGCCGGGCCCGTGGAAGCTGCCGGTGATCGGCAACCTCCACCAGGTCGCGCGCGGCGGGCCGCTGGTCCACCGCACCATGGCCAACCTCGCGCGCCGGCTCGACGCGCCGCTCATGTGCCTGCAGCTTGGCGAGCTCCGCGTCGTCGTGGCCTCGTCCGCCGACGCCGCCCGGGAGATCATGAAGACGCAGGACGCCACCTTCGCGACGCGCCCCTGGAACGCCACCACGCGGCTGCTGAGGGCCGACGGCGAGGGCCTCGTGTTCGCGCGCTACGGCGCCCTGTGGCGGCAGCTCCGCAAGCTGTGCGTGGCGGAGCTGCTCAGTGCCCGGCGCGTCCGCTCGTTCCGCCgcgcgagggaggaggaggcccgccGCCTCGTCGCGGCCGTCGCCGAGTCGGCGTCCTCGGGCCAGGCCGTGAACATCAGCGAGCGGATCGCCACGGTCGTGGCGGACTCGACGATGCGCGCCATGATCGGGGACAGGTTCGAGAGGCGGGAGGAGTTTCTGGAGGAGCTGGCGGAGATCATCAAGGTCGGCGCGGGGTTCAGCCTGGACGACATGTTCCCGTCGTGGAGGCTCGCGAGCGCCGTCGGCGGCATGGCGCGCCGCGCGGAGCTTAACCACCGCAAGACGTACGAGCTCATGGACTGCGTCTTCCGGCAGCACCGGCAGCTGAGAGAGGCCGTAGCTGAAGGCGCCAtcaaggaagaggaggaagacctTGTGGACGTGCTCCTTAGGATACAGAAGGAAGGCGGCCTCGAGGTGCCTCTCACCACGGGAAACATCAAAGCCGTCATCCTT GACCTCTTCAACGCCGGGAGCGAGACGTCAGCGAATACACTCCAATGGGCCATGTCAGAGCTAATGAGGAACCCACCAGTGATGCACAAGGCACAAGTCGAGCTGCGAAATAGCCTCCAAGGGAAATCAACGGTGACCGAGGATGACCTGGCTGGCCTAAAGTACCTAAAGCTCGTCATCAAGGAAACCCTGAGGCTGCACACGGTGTTGCCACTGCTTCTCCCGAGGGAGTGCCGGGAGACGTGCAATGTCATGGGGTACGACGTGCCCAAGGGCACCACCGTGTTCGTGAACGCATGGGCGATCAGCAGGGACCCAAAGCACTGGGATCACCCGGAGAAGTTCAAGCCGGAGCGATTTGAGAGCACCACGGTTGACTTCAAGGGCACCGACTTTGAGTTTCTTCCGTTTGGTGCTGGGCGGAGGATATGCCCGGGCATCACGTTTGCGCAGGCCAATATGGAGATTGTGCTCGCCGCACTATTGTACCACTTCGACTGGAAACTCCCTGGCAAGGCCATGCCCGGCGAGCTGGATATGGCGGAGGAGATGGGCATCTCGGTCCGAAGGAAGAACGATCTTTACCTGTGTCCGGTTGTCCGTGTTAATCCATGTGCTCTTGCATAG